One genomic window of Oncorhynchus clarkii lewisi isolate Uvic-CL-2024 chromosome 5, UVic_Ocla_1.0, whole genome shotgun sequence includes the following:
- the LOC139408637 gene encoding golgin subfamily A member 2-like isoform X1, producing the protein MADQSRQIKLAAAKKKLKEFQQKSSPASGGGGGNGGGGPGAKKKRKGGSQPDTPSADLHSPDNIQSILKVRSQTNGLALPPFGNSQAHVDEEVRRSPVTQLLEDPNGEAGRSSPGSNPASSMSATNPECVSHAHNTDMQQNCTPDGNENHADENRPLSSTESLRQLSQQLNGLLSGSSTTYVNGDGAPSPANEKELESRNQELATALDSSNLTNSQLSTKLDLLTKQSQELTDQLQKERKEFELKCVREQGAMREQLQVHIQTIGILVSEKSELQTALSYTQQAARQKTGEAEELGNRLQATKQRVSELERTLSSVSTQQKQFDKHNKELERERDNLRLEVYRLNSVSEERRQQSSELSEQLKLKVSENSAMRLDLDELRKRLEMADVMLQQFSSQSGPPSANQQMQLLLEEKLQIEVHTAQLMESVAQLQTERDRYAEQIHEEGRVWKDKTEQLLSQVTLVAEERDRSISQIQELEAHITDLKHAAALLSHEREAQVDPQPSGPSASELALQEALSSLQQERDSLNTQFQAQLRDNEQLSRMCSEQESRLSELERHAERGAEDAEDRRRMLEDVQSDKATISRALAQNRTLKDQLAELQNGFVKLTNENMELTTALQSEHHVKKELGRKMGQLQEDLHNFKEQLELKSLEYQALLEQRDQIVAHLQQYSAGYTALASEREQLHRQYLQQSQLMDRLQHDETHGKVQLEMSHKQLEQYQERLERLSRDNEQLKAEVTELLNSSALATPPRDQGDGVESQSLPESPQKSSIAIPEDFESREEMEEFVRDAVARVEAERDEVRSRLEEERRLLLAARHQAAAPSMEFQHHSHDHDHGHSHGHTHSHDGHTRSHDDHSHCEHTVSGSEGVPVEVHEALCVAMEKLQHRFTSLMQEKADLKERVEELEHRCIQLSGETDTIGEYIALYQNQRAVMKQKHTEKEQYISMLAQDKEEMKAKLAELQDLVMRLVGERNEWYSRYAGMVASADTTANPDLLPAGEDHVQAHHAHRRMELNAVDGQESMDLSKAMESDSTTPDTPHSAPSDLVQRLPPDSQALMRPQEDGTARQIMQLLQEIQGPRSVPFLGDNPCIPFFYRPDQQDEVKILVV; encoded by the exons ATTCAGAGTATTCTGAAAGTTCGTAGTCAGACCAATGGATTAGCTCTGCCTCCCTTTGGCAACAGCCAG GCCCACGTTGATGAGGAGGTGAGAAGGTCCCCTGTCACCCAGCTACTGGAGGACCCAAACGGAGAGGCCGGCCGCAGCTCCCCTGGTTCTAACCCTGCTAGCTCTATGTCTGCTACTAACCCTGAGTGTGTCAGCCACGCCCACAATACTGACATGCAGCAG AACTGCACCCCTGACGGCAATGAAAACCATGCGGATGAGAATAG accCCTTTCATCCACAGAGAGCCTGCGGCAGCTCTCCCAGCAGCTCAACGGACTGCTCTCTGGG TCATCCACCACCTATGTAAATGGAGACGGTGCTCCCTCGCCTGCCAATGAAAAAGAACTGGAG AGTCGAAACCAGGAGCTGGCAACCGCACTGGACTCCAGCAACCTAACAAACTCTCAGCTCAGTACCAAGCTAGACCTGCTG ACCAAGCAATCTCAGGAGCTCACAGATCAGCTGCAAAAG GAGCGAAAGGAGTTTGAACTGAAATGTGTGAGGGAGCAAGGAGCCATGCGAGAACAATTACAG GTCCACATCCAGACCATCGGCATCCTGGTGTCGGAGAAATCGGAGCTGCAGACCGCACTGTCATACACGCAGCAGGCTGCCCGCCAGAAAACAG GAGAGGCTGAGGAGCTGGGTAACCGTCTCCAGGCCACCAAACAGAGAGTCTCTGAGCTGGAGAGAACCCTGTCCTCCGTCTCCACACAACAGAAACAGTTTGACAAG CATaacaaagagctagagagagagagagacaacctgaGGCTAGAGGTGTACAGACTAAA TAGTgtgagtgaggagaggaggcagcAGAGTTcagagctgtcagagcagctcaagcTGAAGGTGAGTGAGAACAGTGCTATGAGACTGGACCTGGATGAACTGCGCAAGAGACTGGAGATGGCTGACGTCATGCTGCAACAG TTTTCCAGTCAGTCAGGGCCTCCCAGTGCCAACCAGCAGATGCAGTTACTACTGGAGGAGAAATTACAGATTGAGGTGCACACTGCTCAG TTAATGGAGTCGGTGGCCCagctgcagacagagagagaccgttaCGCTGAGCAGATCCATGAGGAGGGACGAGTATGGAAGGACAAGACAGAGCAGCTGCTCTCTCAG GTGACACtagtagcagaggagagagacaggagcatCAGTCAGATCCAGGAGCTAGAAGCCCACATCACAGACCTGAAGCACGCTGCAG CCCTTTTGTCCCATGAGAGAGAGGCCCAAGTAGATCCCCAGCCCTCAGGGCCCTCAGCGAGTGAACTGGCCCTCCAGGAAGCCCTCAGCAGCCTGCAGCAGGAGAGAGACTCTCTCAACACACAGTTCCAGGCCCAG CTACGTGACAACGAGCAGCTGAGTCGTATGTGCTCGGAGCAGGAGTCCCGTCTCTCGGAGCTGGAGCGCCATGCGGAGCGCGGGGCCGAGGATGCAGAGGACCGCAGGCGCATGCTGGAGGACGTGCAGAGCGACAAGGCCACCATCAGCCGCGCCCTGGCCCAGAACCGCACCCTTAAAGACCAGCTGGCTGAGCTGCAGAACGGCTTCGTCAAACTG ACCAATGAGAACATGGAGCTGACCACTGCTCTGCAGTCAGAGCATCACGTCAAGAAGGAGCTGGGACGCAAGATGGGACAGCTACAGGAGGACCTGCATAACTTCAAGGAGCAG TTGGAGCTGAAGTCTCTGGAGTACCAGGCACTGCTGGAGCAGCGGGACCAGATAGTGGCCCACCTACAGCAGTACTCTGCAGGCTACACGGCCCTGGCATCTGAGCGGGAGCAGCTCCACAGACAGTACTTGCAGCAGAGCCAGCTGATGGACCGGCTGCAGCATGACGAGACCCATGGAAAGGTTCAACTGGAGATGAGCCACAAACAGCTGGAGCAATACCAG GAGAGGCTGGAGCGGTTGTCCAGAGACAACGAGCAGCTGAAGGCTGAAGTCACAGAGCTGCTCAACAGCTCAGCCCTGGCCACACCCCCCAGAGACCAGGGAGACGGAGTGGAGAGCCAATCCCTGCCAGAAAGCCCACAGAAGTCCTCCATTGCTATCCCAGAAGACTTTGAGAGCCGGGAAGAGATG GAGGAGTTTGTGCGCGATGCAGTGGCACgtgtggaggcagagagagatgaggtgaggagcagactggaggaggagaggagactgctcCTTGCAGCTCGTCACCAGGCTGCAGCACCCAGCATGGAGTTCCAGCACCACAGTCATGACCATGACCACGGTCACAGCCACGGCCACACTCACAGCCATGACGGCCACACTCGCAGCCATGATGACCACAGTCACTGTGAAcacacag TCTCAGGGTCAGAGGGCGTACCAGTGGAGGTACACGAGGCCCTGTGTGTTGCCATGGAGAAGCTCCAACACCGCTTCACCTCACTGATGCAGGAGAAGGCTGACCTgaaggagagggtggaggagctGGAACACCGCTGTATACAGCTGTCTGGAGAGACTGATACTATAG GAGAGTACATTGCCCTGTACCAGAACCAGAGAGCTGTCATGAAGCAGAAACACACGGAGAAGGAGCAGTACATCAGTATGTTGGCCCAGGACAAAGAGGAGATgaag GCCAAACTGGCAGAGCTGCAGGACCTGGTCATGAGGTTGGTGGGTGAGAGGAACGAGTGGTACAGCCGCTATGCTGGGATGGTGGCTAGCGCTGACACTACAGCTAACCCTGACCTGCTGCCAGCTGGGGAGGACCATGTCCAGGCTCACCACGCACACAGACGCATGGAGCTCAATGCTGTGGACGGACAAG agTCTATGGATCTAAGTAAAGCTATGGAATCTGACTCCACCACCCCTGATACCCCTCACAGTGCACCGTCAGACTTGGTCCAGAGGCTCCCCCCAGATTCACAAGCTCTGATGAGGCCCCAGGAGGATGGCACGGCCAGGCAGATCATGCAGCTACTCCAGGAGATCCAGGGGCCCCGCTCCGTGCCCTTCCTGGGGGACAATCCCTGCATCCCCTTCTTCTACCGGCCTGACCAGCAGGACGAAGTCAAGATCCTGGTGGTCTGA